In Leptospiraceae bacterium, the genomic window CCAATGAAGAGTCCAAAAGGAACACCGATCTTTCCAACACCACCACGGACGGGAATGCCATCCGGAGTTATGGGAAGAGAAGTCGCAAAAAGTGTTGTAGATATGATTCGAAACGGAACAGACAAGCCAACTAGAAAAGCATCTATGGCAACAATGGGAGCAGCTTGCATTGCGTCATCGGGTGCAGGAATTTTTGATGGAAAAGCAGTATCAATGACGATGTATCCTATCATTCCGGATTATGAAAAATATCCTTCCTATGGTAGAGATTTAAATTATACTTTTGGAGAAATCGGTTTGGCAGGTCATTGGATAAAACATATTTTGCATTACGTTTTCATGTACAAAGCAAAGGGAAATCCGTTCTGGCGAATGATTCCGGAATGAACACCGATAGAAGACTGATATTATTAAAGGAGAGAACCAAATGAAAGAAAGAATAGCTTATGAGAAAGATTTTTATCCCCCGATTCCAACTGAGTTTACAATGAAAATGCGCACCAATCTATTCTGGCAGTTTTTTCGATTCATCGTCATTAATTTGAAGATGATTCGAATGGCTCGATTTCACTGAAATACCATTAATGCAGCGATAATAAAATCGCGAATGTTAAAAAAAACTGAGGATAATAAAAATTATCCCTACAAGTTGAGTGGTTACTTTTCCTTATACTCTACTTGGTTTAGGGAACTTTCGCCGAACTCCCATTTGCCGTTGGTTTGTTTTAGAAATTTCTGATGCGTTTCGGAGACATACTCGGTGGCGGTTTTCTTCTCTAGGATAAAATCACCGTTAGCTGTGAAGACTTCTGCCTTATCGTTTGAAAAGGCAACGCCGGCAATCGTAGTTCCCGATGAGTTAAGTAATTGTAGTGGCAATTCAAAGACTCGAATGCAGTCTTGTAGTAATTGAGACCATTGATAACCAGCCGAGCCTATACATCCGTGAGAATCTAAATCATTTCCTGTTTGCATAAATTTAGTCTTTTCATTGCCATTCTCTTTGCAAGAAAAAATATAGATTTAAGCAATCAGTTTGTTCTGGACGGGATTTTTATTAAAAAGGAATGGCAATGGAATTCTTAGAGCGCATTTTAAATATTCTCTCTATTCCTATCTTAAATTTTACCGAGACTACGGGGCGGTTATCTTGGATTTACCTCTTGTCGGCGGCGGGGATTGGTTTCGTTGCAATTCTAATTCAGCATTTAGCTAGAAAGAATTTTTCATGGAAAGAATTTCTATTCGAAGCATTTGATTTTTCGCATTGGAAAAAGAAATCTTCGGTTGTGGATTATCTCTATTACTTTGTCGAAACGATTCTTTATACAATCTTCTTTTCTTATTTTGTAATCACAAGTCTTTTCGTTTCCATTTTTGTTTTTAAGGTTTTATTATTTCTAGGAGGCGAACGCTCGTTTCCCCACAATTGGTTTATACAAGCACTGTATACTTTTTCTTTCTTATTGGGTTATGACTTTGGAAGATTTTATGTTCATAAGTTTTTACATACCTATCCGTTTCTTTGGGAGTTTCATAAATTCCATCACTCGGCGGAAACTCTCAATCCTTTTACGGTATATCGAGTTCATCCGATAGAAAGTATTTTGCTTAATTCGTTTGGTGGAATTTGCAGTGGAGTAGTGACAGGAGTGTTCGTGTATTTCTATCCCGCGATTACGATGTATATGTTTCTTGGGGTAAATTTTGGTTTATTCCTATTTCATCTTTATAGCAATCTGCGTCATACACAAGTTTGGATTTCTTTTCCCAAAAGTTTGAGTTATATACTGCTTAGCCCCGCTCAACACCAAATCCATCATAGCAAAAAAGAAGAGCATCGACATAAAAATCTAGGCGCAATCTTTGCCTTCTGGGACTACTTCGCCAACTCGCTTTTTATCCCAAAAGAAAAAGAGAAATTAGAATTCGGACTACCTACTGTAAGCAATGAAGCGGATTATACGAGTTTACCTCGCATATTCATTGTGCCTTTCAGAAAAGTGTTTAGAGCTCAAAGCTCACGCCGAAGTTGATTTGGCGAAAGGGTCCGGGTTGAATTCCAATTGGGAGTCTACCAGAAACATATTCTCTGTCCTGTAAATTCTTTCCTGTAATAAAGAGTGACCATTTTTTAACAGGATGCTTGTATCCGAAGGAAGCATTGACAAGACCGACCGAGGGGATAACCCCGCGATTTCCGTCTGCGGTTTCATTGGGTGAGTTG contains:
- a CDS encoding sterol desaturase family protein, yielding MEFLERILNILSIPILNFTETTGRLSWIYLLSAAGIGFVAILIQHLARKNFSWKEFLFEAFDFSHWKKKSSVVDYLYYFVETILYTIFFSYFVITSLFVSIFVFKVLLFLGGERSFPHNWFIQALYTFSFLLGYDFGRFYVHKFLHTYPFLWEFHKFHHSAETLNPFTVYRVHPIESILLNSFGGICSGVVTGVFVYFYPAITMYMFLGVNFGLFLFHLYSNLRHTQVWISFPKSLSYILLSPAQHQIHHSKKEEHRHKNLGAIFAFWDYFANSLFIPKEKEKLEFGLPTVSNEADYTSLPRIFIVPFRKVFRAQSSRRS